The Astyanax mexicanus isolate ESR-SI-001 chromosome 24, AstMex3_surface, whole genome shotgun sequence genome has a segment encoding these proteins:
- the nol8 gene encoding nucleolar protein 8 — MKRLYVGGLSHTISEKDLRDRFGKFGEVSDVEIITRKDENGSPLKTFGYFNINTSDSEYKRCMTVLNKSKWKGGTLQIELAKESFLHRLAEERQKAAEKAHTPITDPQDKLVKSFKAAGVENFHMKAAVPGTEIPGHKNWVVSKFGRVLPVLHLKCEGKNKVIKCDPSKHCHNIKKLDMDEGVITPVSKLTWQVDGGYDEISKKRRGDFPPQKKYPKKIKTDPAIYDLAEIISEKSSPAKILGREINSAKKSVRGWDSDVGSDDEIRMLVAQERSRTLKTTSTEENEDNLEVVGDDFVVKSDMFWGGENGLRAQVSLKSKDDDEYDSADTDEILTKTKTPSKAKELMKFGKNLVNHGGVKKVKKKAGDSPQPDRESDNSANSDEADNKDESSSESVESEYEAMMGNCYRLDLSLADLESLAKNAEEASDDEGSDDSVSEPEIQPERSSSTSEKNISKAASKKAGHNPEDILAYLFGPDVDSKENKKKAQVKPSTSSLPAFIGTKDLFASSTATLASGLKRPADRLDSGSGEEPKRLKEGSRTSQKNSKDEPSKPSELRDFKKSASVDPKLENNVQSSDSSSLESSPSSEEMDGSKDSASKYQRVTIPSPQVDCSSTNSSRAVNNDEDAECISTGLTSKILNAKPATNACSSSSDSLSAEDSETSDEEEEDDEDKEDEQDKEEANVAEPKIIKKTDIAGFKQAHDNAASRTRPSPLSVPDAVKQQQDNEKRLAAVEERMKEAEQQKKLIQGALSKLDDPKANKGKHIVFDSDDEVSDDGETATPQIKKSLFADESDDEGGDGSVEKGSLKQKESKKVGGNKLFDSSEDEDDDDDDVAEDDRFQIKPQFEGKAGQKLMELQSRFGTDPRFQLDARFLEDDGQAEQQDVGAKVSEEQELDDEKKKNLAILQSVVNICIQPRTSKEFTKGKTFRDMTSLHYDPTSEAHSAFEKKTEKPEKESKAARRKKREEAMKLPEVSKEIYYDVASNLKEVFGTTTKKPDEKEELAWDKEEDEHEDEETGQDAQLLSGLSKSEEDSSSGFKFSFFGDDSTAETPKKIDEYKIETLKGAKVSWQVDPRFQDSSSDEEDAEEEEKKEEENTDQLASTSTAAVEPTTRKTFFFYEGDIRLIEGPRLFCRRQRLEETRQAWEEVRTQLRQDVRKIHRDAVRQNRVRVKN, encoded by the exons ATGAAGCGACTGTATGTCGGTGGCCTCAGCCACACAATATCTGAAAAGGATCTCCGAGATCGATTTGGAAAGTTCGGAGAGGTATCTGATGTGGAGATTATAACCAGGAAGGATGAAAATG GATCTCCTCTGAAGACATTTGGTTATTTCAATATAaacacttcagattctgaatacAAAAGAT gcATGACTGTGTTGAACAAGTCAAAATGGAAAGGTGGCACATTACAGATTGAACTGGCAAAGGAAAGCTTTCTACACAG GCTTGCTGAAGAGCGTCAGAAAGCAGCCGAGAAGGCTCATACACCGATAACCGACCCCCAGGATAAACTAGTGAAGTCTTTCAAAGCAGCTGGAGTTGAGAACTTCCACATGAAAGCAGCTGTTCCAGGAACTGAAATCCCTGGGCACAAG AATTGGGTCGTGAGCAAATTTGGAAGAGTCCTTCCTGTCCTTCATCTTAAATGTGAAGGGAAAAACAAG GTTATTAAATGTGATCCCTCGAAGCACTGCCACAACATTAAGAAACTGGACATGGATGAGGGCGTCATCACTCCAGTGTCCAAACTGACATGGCAGGTAGACGGTGGATATGACGAAATCAGCAAAAAGAGGAGAGGAGATTTCCCACCTCAGAAGAAATATCCGAAGAAGATCAAAACAGATCCAGCTATATATGATCTTGCTGAAATAATTAGTGAGAAAAGCAGTCCAGCGAAGATTCTGGGACGTGAAATTAATTCTGCAAAGAAGTCTGTTCGTGGTTGGGACAGTGATGTGGGCTCGGATGATGAAATTAGGATGCTGGTTGCACAGGAACGTTCAAGAACCCTTAAAACAACATCCACTGAAGAGAACGAGGACAATTTGGAAGTGGTTGGAGATGATTTTGTGGTGAAGTCTGATATGTTCTGGGGTGGAGAGAACGGTCTGAGAGCACAAGTATCTTTGAAATCTAAGGATGATGATGAATATGACTCGGCAGACACGGACGAAATTCTTACGAAGACCAAAACCCCAAGCAAAGCTAAGGAACTAATGAAGTTTGGTAAAAATTTGGTTAATCATGGTGGAGTTAAAAAGGTCAAGAAGAAGGCTGGAGACTCTCCACAGCCGGACAGAGAGTCAGATAATAGCGCTAATAGTGATGAGGCCGATAATAAGGACGAGTCTTCAAGTGAAAGTGTCGAGTCTGAATATGAGGCAATGATGGGTAACTGCTACAGGTTGGATCTGTCTTTAGCGGATTTGGAGAGTCTTGCCAAAAATGCTGAAGAAGCTTCAGACGATGAAGGGAGTGACGATTCAGTAAGTGAGCCAGAAATTCAGCCAGAAAGATCTTCGTCCACTTccgaaaaaaacatttcaaaagctGCGTCAAAAAAGGCTGGCCATAATCCGGAAGATATCTTGGCATACCTCTTTGGACCTGATGTTGACAGCaaggaaaacaagaaaaaagctcAAGTCAAACCATCAACATCATCTCTTCCAGCTTTTATCGGGACTAAAGATCTTTTCGCTTCAAGTACAGCAACCTTAGCCTCTGGTCTTAAAAGACCAGCAGACAGACTAGACTCTGGATCTGGAGAGGAACCCAAAAGACTCAAAGAAGGCTCCAGAACATCTCAGAAGAACAGTAAAGATGAGCCGTCCAAACCTTCAGAACTTCGAGACTTCAAGAAGTCAGCCTCTGTAGATCCAAAATTGGAAAACAATGTCCAATCATCTGACAGTTCCTCATTGGAATCAAGTCCGTCCAGTGAGGAGATGGATGGCAGTAAGGATTCTGCATCCAAATATCAGAGAGTGACCATACCTTCACCCCAAGTGGACTGCTCATCTACTAACAGCAGCCGTGCGGTCAATAATGACGAGGACGCTGAATGTATCTCTACTGGCTTAACCTCCAAGATCTTGAATGCTAAACCTGCTACAAATGCCTGTTCCTCATCCAGTGACTCCTTATCTGCAGAGGATTCAGAGACGAGTGACGAAGAAGAGGAAGATGATGAGGACAAGGAGGATGAACAGGATAAGGAGGAAGCTAATGTGGCAGaaccaaaaatcataaaaaaaacggACATAGCTGGTTTTAAACAGGCCCATGACAATGCAGCATCACGCACAAGACCATCTCCGCTGTCGGTTCCAGATGCAGTCAAGCAGCAGCAAGACAACGAGAAGCGTCTCGCAGCTGTGGAGGAGAGGATGAAGGAGGCTGAGCAACAGAAGAAGCTTATACAAGGAGCTCTTTCTAAACTG GACGACCCAAAAGCAAACAAAGGAAAGCACATAGTGTTTGATTCGGATGACGAAGTTAGCGACGATGGAGAAACTGCCACACCACAAATAAAGAAGAGCCTGTTTGCGGACGAATCTGATGATGAAGGCGGCGATGGATCTGTAGAAAAAGGAAGCCTCAAACAAAAG GAGAGCAAAAAAGTAGGTGGCAACAAACTGTTTGACAGCAGtgaggatgaagatgatgatgatgatgatgttgcaGAGGATGATCGATTCCAGATAAAGCCACAGTTTGAAGGGAAAGCTGGACAGAAG CTTATGGAGTTACAATCCAGGTTTGGAACAGATCCGAGATTTCAGCTGGATGCCAGGTTTCTTGAAGACGATGGCCAAGCAGAGCAACAAG ATGTAGGAGCCAAAGTGTCCGAAGAACAGGAGCTGGAtgatgagaaaaagaaaaacctgGCTATCCTGCAGAGTGTTGTTAACATCTGCATTCAGCCGAGGACCAGTAAAGAGTTTACCAAAGGCAAGACCTTTAG GGACATGACATCTTTGCATTATGATCCAACAAGTGAGGCTCACTCTGCATTTGAGAAAAAGACGGAAAAGCCTGAAAAAGAAAG TAAAGCTGCAAGGCGAAAGAAACGAGAAGAGGCGATGAAGCTTCCAGAGGTTTCAAAGGAGATTTATTACGATGTGGCTTCAAACCTGAAAGAGGTGTTTgggacaacaacaaaaaagccaGATGAAAAGGAGGAACTTGCGTGGGACAAAGAAGAAGATGAGCATGAAGATGAAGAAACCGGACAAGATGCCCAGTTATTGTCTGGTTTGTCAAAGAGTGAAGAAGACTCATCCAGTGGTTTTAAATTCTCTTTCTTTGGTGATGATTCAACAGCTGAAACTCCTAAGAAGATAG atgaatATAAAATTGAGACTCTGAAAGGGGCCAAAGTGTCCTGGCAGGTGGACCCTCGTTTCCAGGATAGCAGTTCTGATGAAGAGGatgcggaggaggaggagaagaaggaagaGGAAAATACGGATCAATTAGCCTCCACCAGCACAGCAGCTGT tgaGCCAACCACCAGAAAAACCTTCTTTTTTTATGAAGGGGACATACGGTTAATTG AGGGCCCGAGACTCTTCTGCAGACGTCAGAGACTGGAGGAAACAAGACAAGCCTGGGAGGAAGTAAGAACGCAACTCAGACAG GACGTTAGAAAAATACACAGGGATGCTGTCAGACAAAACAGAGTAAGAGTGAAAAATTAA